Genomic window (Oryza sativa Japonica Group chromosome 3, ASM3414082v1):
ATTTAAATACATCTAATGGTAAAACAAGTCcataaaataaatgaaaaaggGATAAATGTTGAAACATCATATTCATAAAGTCAACATCACGATCTTATGTTCAAAAACGGAGATAGTCTTATCTTATCGTATATAGGTAAAGtagcctgtttggcacagctccagctccagctccacccctcctggagctggagctcaaccaaatagtttcagctctaccaaaactgggagtggagttgggtggagctctctcacaaaatatactagagttatggagctgggtttagacagctccacaactcctctCCAgtctcaactcctggagttttatttaggagttggagctgtaccaaacaggcccgaaTTGTCAAAGTCTCCAAAGGAATTATTAATGCCGATCTCGCATGAAACATGTGCGTAAAAAAATTTCGTAGGAGGCCGACGGGCACGAAAGAGGCCCGGCCCACCACGCTGCTAGGTGGGCCCACACATGCATAGACCATAGCGGTGACTTGTGCGGCGTCGTGCACCCCGCACCACCGGCCCACGTGCCGCGTCCCACCCCAATTTCATTTCCGTATCCAAATGCTCCGCCtagtagtaggagtactagTTTAGGTGGACTCGCCACTCGCCTCTCCGACTCCGAccatctccgcctccgccgatggacgcccacctcctcctcctcgcgcgccCGCGAGCCctagccctcgccgccgcgcgagcCCCCGGTGGCGTCGCCGGCTTCAGGCGGCCCGCCTCGGCGCGCCGGGTGGCCCCGCGCCGCGTCGTACTTCGACCGGTGGCGGCGctggggggtggtggtggatttGCGGAGGTGGGGGAGCTGTTCGGGCGCGTCGAGGCGTTCCTCTACACGGTCGCGGATGCGGCCGTCTCGGCGTCCCCGGAGGTGGTgcagggaggcggcggggggACCAAGGAGGCGGCCGGGGACTGGCTCTCCGGCATCACCAACTCCATGGAGACCGTGCTCAAGGTGAGCGTGACTCTTGACTTTGTTCTCATATCCAGCTGGTTCCAGCGTCTTGCCGTGTGCGCGCGCGCCTTCTCCATTCAGTGTTGTGCGATGCTGTCACCTATGAACCTTTCTGTGTTAAGAATGTAGCGGAGTAGTAGGTGAAAAATCTGCTTAACCTGGGTTAGATTGCTGTATTGCCCGAGAGCGACTCTCTGGGCAATGTAATCCATGTATCACTGTGTTGCTGTTAGTTGCACAGTAGTATTCTACTCTGCTGATGGGTAAAGCTTTCTCTATGAGGAATGGAGTAAATTTAATTAGCTTTCTGAGCATCCTTTTCAGATCAGGCAATTATTAGCATTCCCGTTGAAAGGAAGGGGTTTTGCCATAGAAGTGACCTTGTGACCTTGGTTCAATCATGGGGAATTTCTTCAGCACTTTCATCcacttaacaaaaaaaaagaaagcaaaaacaCGATTCCCTGATATCCATGCCCAAAGTAGTTTAGGTAAGATTTGGTTGTCATAGCTGTTGATGGACCATAAGGCAAAAAAGAACTGAAGGATATGTGTGGAGACCTCATAGGAAGAGGGAAATATGAAGTGATCACATTCATATTTGTTGTTTGGCTAATGGCCAACAATTATTACTCAATATTCTGTTTGTACTGTGCCTTATTACTAATTAGGGAATTAAATCACTTGCAACGGAAAAGTATGGCCGGAATTTCCATGCTATCTAATTTCAACTGTTTTCACTCTTTAACCGACAGTGGGCAAACGCTGTTTTACCACCAAATCTTCAAACAATTTATCTCCCTGTTCTCCTGCCACTACAATTTTTGTGCATGTGAGTGGCCACCATTATGCATAATGAGTGGCCACCATTATGCATTGCATCTAGGATATCTTGTGGtttgcataaatttttattACTCTTATAACATTATACCTTGCTTGCTACATATTTTCAGGTGATTTacatttcttttttctattgCAGGTTTTAAAAGATGGTCTGTCAGCTCTCCATGTTCCTTATCCGTATGGATTTGCAATCATCCTTCTAACAGTTCTCGTCAAGGCAGCTACATTTCCTCTTACAAAGAAGCaggtatttttttttgccatgttGCTGCGTTAGAATAGATAGTGGTATAATTGGGTTGTGGTTATATATCATATCGTGAATTGTTCAGATTAAGGTGGTGAAGGATACTctctgatcttttttttttcataattaagATTACTTTTACGATCATATCACTCCATGAAAATGTTCATTTTGGCAGATCTTTCTGTGAGACATATTATAATTTGCCTGCACTTTTCACCCACATTTTTAGGAAGTAACAAGATTTACCATAACCCAACTTATGATACATTGTGATCCACAGATGAACGAATAATGTAGCTATTTTCAACACATTATTATAGATGATTTGGTACATATCTGTACTGTTCTATTTCTTATATATACCGGCTGTAGCTTCAAGCATATCCAATAAATTGGTGATTCCTTTCAGGACTTTCTTAGCGGAGCCAGTAATAAATGCATGCATGACTTAATCCATACTGACATTGTGACAGAGACTTCAATGCGGAAACCATTTGACTGCAAACATGTGTATCACATGGTTATTCACCCTGCAAGAATATTCTGTCACCTTCTGTCCCAAATCAATTGATGGCATTTTgtagtaataaatgttcatgcAAAGTAAAACTACACACATTCTATTCCTgcataaatttttatttttgttcataTTTGTTGTTTCTGGTGTAGGTTGAGTCTGCAATTGCAATGAGGTCACTGCAACCTCAAGTTAAGGCTATTCAAGAACGTTATGCTGGTGATCAGGTAGGTATATTTTACATATTGATCTGATTTACAATAATATAACATGCTCACATGTTGAATCTTCTGTGTGCACTGTGGGCTAATGGCAAGGTCTTGCATTTATTTTAGTTAGCAGTTCATTTGATTGGGGGTAAATTCCTTATTTATGTAGCAATAAACTGAAGCCCACATTAACTGGAAGATCTAAGTCCTTCCAAGACATGCAGCTAATGAGGTCATTTTGTTCAAAATGTTCTGTAGGAAAGGTACTTATTACGCAAGTGCATACTGCAAATAAACTCCATGTAAACAAACTACCATTTACCCATTTCACACGGGAGATTTAACACAATGGTGTACATTGTAGATCATATTAATGGATTTGAAATACTACCCGAGGCACTTCCATCTGTAGGTTAATTATTTATTCATATTTTCCAGGAAAGGATACAGCTTGAAACTGCTCGTTTATATAAGTTGTCAGATGTTGACCCGCTCGCAGGTAGTACTATTTTTGATATATTTCCTATCAGTGTTTGCCCCTCAATGTTCAATGCATAGCAAGGCTTTGTAGAATAGTTTCACATTATATTGGTTTTCTGTTACCCTTTTTCTGGTAGCAACTTAGGTACATTCCTGCATTAGTTTTACTTGCAGTTGACTTAACATTTCTATACAACAGGGTGCTTGCCTACTCTTGTGACAATACCGGTTTGGATTGGTCTATACAGAGCTCTCTCCAATGTAGCTAATGAGGTTGATATGCTTGTGTTTTGTCATTTCTATTTTTGTTGAGTAAACATCCGCATCACCTGATGCATCCGTGTCTTTGTTCGAAAGGGACTTCTTACCGAAGGCTTTTTCTGGATACCTTCTTTGGCTGGCCCTACAACAATTGCTGCACGGCAAAGTGGCCAGGGAATATCATGGCTATTTCCCTTTACGGTAAGCACACAGAACTTGATAATTCCCTGGTATACCCAAGCAACTTTTGTTCATGTGCAACTTCAATTTTTTACCTAATTGTAAAATTTGACTTTTAGAATTGTGATCAGGTTGTTAAGGCCATTTGTAAGCCGGTGTTGTCTGCTTGCAGGCATTAGAAAACTGTGATTGCATGTGATTTAAATGTATGTGCACAATCTCTACTCCGTTGGTTGTTCTAGAATGTATTTGCAAAAATCAAGCACATGCACATCTAATTATTTCTGGAATTTTAACGGCGGACAGTTAATGCTGCTTGCTATTAACCTATATAAGTGCCTTGGATAGGACCATTTCTGAATGTTAGTTGACATTTATTTCATTGACCTTGGAGtcatttcttttcttctctttttttttcttgactcCAGTGTAATTGATGATGTTGTAGGATGGTCATCCACCTCTTGGCTGGTCGGACACTCTGGCATACCTTGTTTTACCAGTTCTTCTTGTTATTTCCCAATATGTATCTTCTCAAGTAATGCAGCCACCACAGGTTTGTTCTACCAAAGTTTTCAGCATGTTTAGTCCATTGTATTCAATTCCTTTTGGTCCTCAACACTCCGATGGGAATTTTCTTATCAGTTGAATTATATCTGTATGGTGCTTCTAATGAATAAACACATAATTTCTATCGGGTTCAATTATTCTTGGTATAGAACTCAAGATTCTGAAAAGATCTCCAGAAGATTACCTGTAAAGATATGTAGTCTGTACAGTAATAATTTTGTTGAACTCTATAATTTGTTCCCTCTTCATGGGAAATAATCCGGACCACTGAAAAAGCACAAAAGATCAAGGCACACAATTTCTTTTTCTGTATCATGCCAACTTACACCAATAGCTGATTAAGTTTGTGTTCAAACTTACTGATTGCTATATTTGTCCTGCAGAACAATGATCCTAGCCAACAAGGTGCTCAAGCTGTAGTGAAGTTCCTGCCTTTGCTAATTGGTTATTTTGCTCTCTCTGTTCCTTCTGGACTAAGTCTATATTGGTGCGTGTGTTTTACAGATTTCAACCTCTCTTTAttcagatttttttcttttaataataaGAGCTTCATCATAACTTTCTTCATGGTCTATTTAGAATGAACAGAGCCAGATTTTCTACACTATTTAGAATGGCAAATATATGCAATTCGCTGTAAACCTGTTACTTTGGCTATTGAAGGAATGAAAAACTTGGTTTACATATGTGAAACTCTCATCAGGCCTAATCATTTTTCTTCTTCATTAACTGGTGAATTTTTCATAGTTTGTGGTTGTCATTAGCAATACTTTTCTTGCAGGCTTACGAATAATATCCTTAGCACTGCACAACAAGTATGGCTTCAAAAGCTTGGAGGTGCCAAAAATCCCGTCAAAGAATACATTGATAAGCTCGCTAAAGAAGAATCAACTAATCTTGGAAAGCCCGAGCCTGCTATTAAGAGTGATCCTCTCCCTAAAGTTGGTAAACCCCCGGCCAGTCAAGAGCCAGAACCAAGTGGACCACAACGTGGTGAAAGGTACTGTCTAGTTTTCAGATATTGCTTGTTGAATGCCTGCATTATTTCAGCCGTGGTCACAAACCATTAGATCGATGAGCCTTACAATAATGGACATTCAACAGAGATTTTGGTTGGTATCTTGGTAAATGAAAAGTTAGTTAATTCCTAGAAGCTAATCTAGTTGTCCAGTTGTGATTGATATTTAAATGCAGGAAATGTCCAATTGTAGTTTCCTGAATCTCACAAGTTAGGGGAAAACATGAGTACTTAAAATATATTCTATTCATTTTGAGTTTCAGATTTAGAAAACTAAAGGAAGAAGAGTCAAGGAGAAAAGTGTTTTTGGAAAAAGCGGAACAGACAGAACAGGCAGGCACACAAGCTGGCATCGTCGATGGAAAACAGAATTCAGATGCATCTGGAGACAACATAGATGAACAGGTGAGGcatttttgtaattttgttgattgttttatcacttattTCAGAAACTGAAGTTCTCTGTGCTGTTGACAAACTCAAAACAGGAATCTCATGAAAATGAACCAATTATAGCTAACGGCAATGGTGGACTTAGCCATAGTACAAATGAAATGATACCAAATGGAAGCATGAAAGAGGTATGCTTTGTCCTTATCAAGGCAACAAACATCTTTAAGTAGGTAAAGTAGAGAAACAAATAGCAAAGCTCTCTCAGACCCAAGTTTCAATCAATCAAAGGTATTTAGATTCTAATATAACCATTCTATATTGTAGGATATAATTCAGGAATCAACTGACAGCCATTCTTCAGTTATCGACCCTACGTCACATGACGCTCATAAATCGAGGGACGAAGAGAACGAACAAGATGCAGTGTAGAGAATGGACGAATGGACAAATCTGCAGTGTAGTAAATGGAAACTGGTGGTGGTGGGTCTAGCCTTATCTGCTGCTATAATGTGCCTATGGAGGATCACCAATTCATGCCTATCTGCTGCTTCAGCATGTTCACCCAAGGATAGGCAATTGACCATACGTGCTAGTTGCGAGCTTCAGACAGACAGGATACAGCTACAGGAGTCGATTCTTACAAGAAGATAGTAGGCGGCATAATCTTTTTGAAACAATGCCCTAGCATTGTGCTTTTTCTGCCTTTAGGAGACTCAGGATGTAGAAGAGCGTAGCTTGTAGATTGTCCTCGAGGAAGTAATAAGGATTTTGTTGACCCCCCATGATGCAGATGCAAAGGTGGCTGTAAATGTATGTCTTCCTCGCCTGATTTTGACCACATTCTGATCGACTCAACATTTAGCATTTTACGCAAACTACCAGTAATCTTGAAATGCACGGTGCCCTGTTACATGAAAGAATTTGAGGCAAACTTTTGCAATGTTTGCTCATTATCGTACAAGGATGAAGAAAAGAACGAAAATTGTACATCATCAAATTAGCACtgctgtatgtatatatgtatgtatgtattgtCAGTATATATTGACACAACACAAGGCTGGAGGTTTCTCTCGTTCCCAGCATCCTCGCCCTCAGAAGGCGAACACGCCGGCgacgaacgcggcggcggcgccgacgtgaGAGGCAACACCAAGGGAGTAACCGGCGCtggcgccgcctgccgcctcgccggcggcgcccggcgtGGTGGTGAGCTCGGGCTTGGGCTCGGTCATGGTGGTGCCGATGGGCGCCCCGACCGGCGCGGCGTCCTCGTCGTCCATGGCGTCGTCGGCCGGCGAGTCGCCGTCGAAGGAGCCGAGCGGGGTGTTCGCCACGGGGGTGAGGATCGTCGGCTTGGCGTCGTCGGCGAGCgccacggcggccgccgcgaagaggacggcgacgaggagcagcagcgtccggtgaccggcggccatggcgcggatATTGATATCGATCTCTTCAACGGAGGAACGAGCAGCaactaaaatttataaaaatggTTCTGTTTAATTTGGAGATGGAGATCGAGATGAGCGAGGCGTTGGGAGTTTGTGGAGGATATATGTGGGAGAATTTGGCGCGCGGTTGACATGTGCTGTATTCGAGCGGTGGGGAAAGCGCGGGAAGGGACAATGGCTGCGCGGGTCCCACGGCCGTCGACTCGCCCAGATTCTCTCCTAATTTGGGATGAAGATATGACAGCATCATGGAAGGCTTGAGACCAAGATTTTCATTTCGTTTCATCCCAACCCCCACAGTAAGATTTTGCACAAGCAAAGCAAATTAACTCCCCTTGGTAATAACTGACAGAAAAGAACACCACATTGCGTTTTGCAGTGCAatcctccttttcttcttcgTTGCCTTCCTTCTCCGcttgcgtcggcggcggcgaaaggCCCCGGACGATCCAACTCGTGAAGGGTATAAACGATAAACCGTGCTAACACAGGGTGTCCCGTGAAAAAGAGCCTCTGGCCCTGGCACCCTCTTGAACTCGATCTGGACCGTGTAATCTTCATCGGATGGTGTAGAGATATCCGGATCTGAATGTTCTTTCGGTTATGTGCGGCCCAACAGCGGGAGTAGGACTTTGTGCGGCCCATATTAATTGTGCCTGAAAGGTGCCGTGACCCACGTCCGGCCCATACTAGTTTGGGCCAGAATTGGATTTCAATTACGTGCGGCCCATTTCCCTAACGGCCAGTACAGGAAATTCAGTTTCATGGTCGAAGCGGCATATTTGTagacgaaaaataatttgtgaataaaacttatatatagGTGCTCTTAGCGATCGAAAATTAaaagctgaaaaagaaacttcgatgaaaaaaccccaaaatcaactttaaatttaagattgaaaatttaaattttaattgatAAGTATGAACGTAAGCGAAAAGATTAGGCTTCAGTCTCGTGCGGATACATCcgtaaaagaagaagaagattcgATTTGACAACCCATTCTACTTTGCAATTGGCTACACAATTCACAACACACGACCTGAATCGTATCTGCTCTGATCAATTGGAGTGAGTGCAAGACATGCAGTCGAAGCTGATtcaaccaaaaaaacaaaacaatacgTGACCATTTGGAGCAAGAGAAGGTCTCTGAATCTGATCAACCCCTCTCTGATGGAGGtgagctctccctctcctcctccaccgacgGCAGGCTGGGTTCCcacgtcctcctcgtcgtcgccggcgctctcgacgtcctgcaccccgtcgacggcacggcggcggagttcctcttcttcttcctcctcctcccattcttcttcttcttcttcatcgccGTCTCCTTCTCGGTGTTCTGCTCGACGGCGAGCCCCCGCGCCACCATCTTCTTGAACTGGCATTCCTCCCACCGCTCCTTCGCCTCGAAGTACTCCCTCGCGCAGCACCACCTCCGCGCGGCgcactcgtcgccgtcgtcgtcgtcgcacgccgcctcctcctccgacgacgacgatgccgcGCCGCTGCTGTAATCCTGcgtgtcctcctcctcctcctcctcctcgtcggcgttgTCGAAGGCGCCGACGGAGCTCTCGGGGATTTGGCGCTGGAGCCTCTCGATGGTGCGCTCCGGGAGGAGGTAGAACTTCTCGCCGGGGAAGAGCGGCTGGAgcgggcgggcgcgggcgccgtgCGGATTGCGGAACACGTCGGGGTAGGCGAGGCAGAGCCCCGGCGGATGCTTCCGGATCACCGTGCACGCCAGCACCACCCCGCcgtacgcctccaccacccCGCCCTGCATCACCACCCGCACCACCGCCTCCGGCGACCtcaccgtcgacgacgaccacgagcTGGTAGTCATCAGCTCCACCGACAcggggacctcgccgccgcccgacgccgACCGCACCTcaggcctcctcttcctcctcggctTGCCACCATTGATGCGCTTCCAGAGCTTGCGTTGGAGGTACTTGCTAAGCGACACCGCGGCGCACGacggctggccgccgccgccgccgtgcgacATTGTCGCCGTTGATTGATCGATCGAAGGAGGCAATGCGAGGGGGAGATTGCTCGATGCGGCGGATTCGAGCTAATATAGTTGAGAATTTTGTCTGTTTATTACTTCTTGGATTCATCGCCGGCTTCTTGTTCTCTCGCCTTTGGATGTATCAACCGATGAGAAGATGGTGACACTAGCCAAGGCAGAAGAAGGCACCACGAAATGCCACGAAACCATGGGCGTTCCATCACATTGGCAATTATGCATTATAGTTAGTTCTATGACTTCTAGGGGAGTCAATGTGTGACATTTTTGGATAATTTGGATAATATCTGCATGTCCCATTCAATTTGATTCAACTGTGTCAGTAGTGGTCACTGCCCAGCCTAATATGTAACGAAAAATATTTGCAAGAAGAGCAGTACTTGTGCTTACACAATTGCTGATCTCACCTACTTGCCTGTACCATCCTACAGATGTTGCAGTCAGAACAGAACATGTAACAAGGTACGTAGAAAGAAGTGGTTCAGGCAGTACAGAATTAGCAGTAAATTTTAAGGGACAAAGAAGTGGTTCATACGCTCTAGGGGGAAAACGGACTTATAGTATTACGGAGTAGATTTACATGTTGAACAAGAAACAGCTTTGACAAGAAAGGCATATCTAGCTATTAGTTACCAGAACAAGATATGATGAATTGATGACACTGAAGATGAATACTGATATATATACAGGTGGCCTTGAGGTTTCAGATAGGTACATGCATGCACGAAGATAACTACCTACTCATTGTATTACTGACAAAATTTGCAATTTTCGGTTAAGTAGTCTCCAGCTGAGAGGAAGCTCAGCATCAGAATGAGGAAACAACGACGAACTTTTCAGGTTGTCTGCTCGTGCTGTTGTTTCACTATAGTCGGTTGGTCAGAAAATTGGGGGGAGTACAGGCATGCTGCCTCATACTCGCTGTTCTCCAAACTCAAGGAACACGTCCTAGTACTCTCTGTACCGCCTTCTTTATGCCCTCCTGGTCTAGGCTGGTTGTCAAATATAGTTCTTGGACCTGCCAGTTTAAAGGATTATAATTTTTTACTTACACTCTGTCACACAACTACAACAATTATTCCAACGGCACGCTCATCAGACAACCATTACAATCTTTCACAAAACTTGTCGTACTAACTTCCGGTGTAACCATTTTGAAGACTTGTTTGATATTTTGGTTTTACAGGATGTACCTTTGTTTTCTGTTCAGTTGGGACTGAAAACCGACTAAACATCAATCCTTGCCTAATGAAACTCCTTATAACAAGAAAACAGTGCTATATCAAGAAGAAACTAACCTGTCGCCCAGCTCGAGCAAGAAGCTTGAACTGATTGTCCTTAGCTGGCACCTGCACAATGAGATCCAACACATCAGTCCATGTTTCTATCTTGTGAGCTTCGACTGGTTAAATTGGAGACATTTTGGATCATACACTGGAAAGCCAGAGTTCCAGATCTTGTGAAACAACACGTTTCTCCAATGCTCGGCGCCCAAACTGTACGTCTGTTATACTGTGAAGAAATAGAACTGATTAAAACATGGAGATTGCAACGTAAAAACCTATTCATGGGTTCCCTCCTGGTTAACAAAACTGTTCTCTAGTCAAGAAGAGCTACTGGGCACATAAAGTAGTACATCAACATCAAAAAACcatacaccaaaaaaaaaaaaacacacaaacaGAAATCATACCCATCCTCTTGCAATAGTTCATTACATATACCATCAAGTCCTGGAAGAAGATCAGCTTCTGAAGGAGATGAATCAGATGATATGATCCCAGCACTAGGTGATTGATCAGCCTCCTATAAACCAATATTAATGCATGAGTTGACCTTTAAAATAACAAAGCTAAATAACCTGCCACAAAGACACGTGCTTTCGACAAACTAACCAAAGGAATAACTTTGTCCAATGTCTCCAGTAGAGGATCTTCCTCCAATTGTCTGATTGATAAAGCTATCCTTGACTTCTCCCTATTTGTGAAGGAAATGCATCAGTATCAGATTATGTAACATAATTTTCTGATTCATGATAATTCTTCCAGCATATGCTGATTTGCCCTATTGCGAAGAAAgcaatgataggaaaaaaaaatagatcataAACTCCTCTCATTTTATTCATCAGCCCTCAAGAGTCATAAGTGATCTATTTCAATGCATCAACTTGGTATTCCTTAAAGACAATCTGTGTTCTCAATAGTTATTGCATCGTTAAATCCTAATCTATATAGATTTAAGGTGTATTGCGCCATTCTCCATCGCTAGATTCAATTAAACATATGCTATTTTTCATTGGTACAGTCAACATTGATTATATAATTGCAAACTTTCTTGAAAAAGTATGGAATGAGATCACGAGAAACTACATTGCGAATACACATGCTGACAATTGTGGAGGAAGACAGTAAAGAAGTATTAGATACTTACATATCAATGTTCACCACTATGACCTTGACAGTATCACCTTCATTTAAAAAATCCCGGACATCTTGGACAAGATCCCAAGAGACCTCAGAGATATGTACAAGGCCAGTAAGATGATAATTTCCTGTTTGAGGATAGATTTTGTcagaaaatcaacaaaacatttACCAACAAAAATGACAAGGGGTGTTGCCAATGGGTACCATCAGGAAATCGCAGATGAACAAATGCACCGTAGTGGAAAACTGAACCGACAATTCCATCATAGATAGCACCAATCTTGACTAGAGAAGAATGAGTGAACCAACTTGCATCCTTCTCTGAGAAGACAAGCTTCCTTTCTTCCTCGTTCACTTCGACCACCTAAAGTAATTAGCTTCAGTTTCTGAAGAAAAATGTGTAAAGTTCGAATCCTACAATCTGGTGCCCGCTCTTAGATTGTACCCATAGTAATAGAGAATTGAAAGCCAATGATACAACTTTGCCAGAATGtgcttgaaaaaaaatcataatgcaGTTTAGAAAGCAAAGTTAAAGAATATCACAGTTCCTTGGAGAGGGACACCCAGTTTAATACTGAAATTCCGCCACACAAGCAAACTAAAAGTAACATTGATCAGCGTTTTGATCCAAAACCAGCATGTGTTTGTACTACTGCATGGTATAGTACCATAATCTAATTGGTAGCTCAAAAGGTAATTGAAGCCTCTTAATTACCTTGACAGAAATGGAAGAACCCACAAGGTCCTTTGTAACATCTTGAATGGGCCTTTTGGGGTCTACAAGGAAAAAACCATACATCCACCATGAGTTCAGTTACGGTAGCCCACAGCTGCAATCACCTCTTAATCCGGCGATCAATTGCAGCTAGAGCTGGTTCAAAAATCTGGACAAATTCTGCAAACAACTCAAACTAGAGAAACTGACTACCTTTACACCAATGCGCGGGGCTAAGGAGAGGGTTGGGCACGAAGCCCTGGAGGGAGTTGAACCTGACGATCAACCCGCCGCTGTTGGCCCGTATCACCTGCAGTTTCAGGATCTTCCCCTGGTCCctctccgcgcgcgccgcctgccaaTCCGCCGCGAACTACATCCAAACAACACGAAACCCTCACTCGATCACACGCGCGTCAACATCGCACCAAAAACAGCACGAACAAAACATCTCCGCACCTGCGCTAGTCGCGCTTCGTCGACCGGGggagccgacgccgacgccgacgcgcctTCCTGCGCCGCGGTGGTGCCCGCGCcctcggcggtggcggagaggtgGAATCGCTGGTGAGAGCGGGGAGGAGCGAAGGAGAGGAGCGTTGGTGGCGGGGACCTCGCGGTGGAGGGGGAGAAGGCCGCGGTGGTGGGCGCTGGccggaga
Coding sequences:
- the LOC4334759 gene encoding ALBINO3-like protein 1, chloroplastic isoform X1 translates to MDAHLLLLARPRALALAAARAPGGVAGFRRPASARRVAPRRVVLRPVAALGGGGGFAEVGELFGRVEAFLYTVADAAVSASPEVVQGGGGGTKEAAGDWLSGITNSMETVLKVLKDGLSALHVPYPYGFAIILLTVLVKAATFPLTKKQVESAIAMRSLQPQVKAIQERYAGDQERIQLETARLYKLSDVDPLAGCLPTLVTIPVWIGLYRALSNVANEGLLTEGFFWIPSLAGPTTIAARQSGQGISWLFPFTDGHPPLGWSDTLAYLVLPVLLVISQYVSSQVMQPPQNNDPSQQGAQAVVKFLPLLIGYFALSVPSGLSLYWLTNNILSTAQQVWLQKLGGAKNPVKEYIDKLAKEESTNLGKPEPAIKSDPLPKVGKPPASQEPEPSGPQRGERFRKLKEEESRRKVFLEKAEQTEQAGTQAGIVDGKQNSDASGDNIDEQESHENEPIIANGNGGLSHSTNEMIPNGSMKEDIIQESTDSHSSVIDPTSHDAHKSRDEENEQDAV
- the LOC4334759 gene encoding ALBINO3-like protein 1, chloroplastic isoform X2; its protein translation is MDAHLLLLARPRALALAAARAPGGVAGFRRPASARRVAPRRVVLRPVAALGGGGGFAEVGELFGRVEAFLYTVADAAVSASPEVVQGGGGGTKEAAGDWLSGITNSMETVLKVLKDGLSALHVPYPYGFAIILLTVLVKAATFPLTKKQVESAIAMRSLQPQVKAIQERYAGDQERIQLETARLYKLSDVDPLAGCLPTLVTIPVWIGLYRALSNVANEGLLTEGFFWIPSLAGPTTIAARQSGQGISWLFPFTDGHPPLGWSDTLAYLVLPVLLVISQYVSSQVMQPPQNNDPSQQGAQAVVKFLPLLIGYFALSVPSGLSLYWLTNNILSTAQQVWLQKLGGAKNPVKEYIDKLAKEESTNLGKPEPAIKSDPLPKVGKPPASQEPEPSGPQRGERFRKLKEEESRRKVFLEKAEQTEQAGTQAGIVDGKQNSDASGDNIDEQESHENEPIIANGNGGLSHSTNEMIPNGSMKEVCFVLIKATNIFK
- the LOC4334760 gene encoding uncharacterized protein; its protein translation is MAAGHRTLLLLVAVLFAAAAVALADDAKPTILTPVANTPLGSFDGDSPADDAMDDEDAAPVGAPIGTTMTEPKPELTTTPGAAGEAAGGASAGYSLGVASHVGAAAAFVAGVFAF
- the LOC112936007 gene encoding uncharacterized protein, coding for MSHGGGGGQPSCAAVSLSKYLQRKLWKRINGGKPRRKRRPEVRSASGGGEVPVSVELMTTSSWSSSTVRSPEAVVRVVMQGGVVEAYGGVVLACTVIRKHPPGLCLAYPDVFRNPHGARARPLQPLFPGEKFYLLPERTIERLQRQIPESSVGAFDNADEEEEEEEDTQDYSSGAASSSSEEEAACDDDDGDECAARRWCCAREYFEAKERWEECQFKKMVARGLAVEQNTEKETAMKKKKKNGRRRKKKRNSAAVPSTGCRTSRAPATTRRTWEPSLPSVEEERESSPPSERG
- the LOC4334761 gene encoding uncharacterized protein — protein: MLAAAAAALRPAPTTAAFSPSTARSPPPTLLSFAPPRSHQRFHLSATAEGAGTTAAQEGASASASAPPVDEARLAQFAADWQAARAERDQGKILKLQVIRANSGGLIVRFNSLQGFVPNPLLSPAHWCKDPKRPIQDVTKDLVGSSISVKVVEVNEEERKLVFSEKDASWFTHSSLVKIGAIYDGIVGSVFHYGAFVHLRFPDGNYHLTGLVHISEVSWDLVQDVRDFLNEGDTVKVIVVNIDMEKSRIALSIRQLEEDPLLETLDKVIPLEADQSPSAGIISSDSSPSEADLLPGLDGICNELLQEDGITDVQFGRRALEKRVVSQDLELWLSSVPAKDNQFKLLARAGRQVQELYLTTSLDQEGIKKAVQRVLGRVP